CGAGCACCGCATAGGCTGGCCGGATGCAGGACGAGTACCGGACGATCCTCCACGCGGGCGTGCACGAGACCGAGGTCAACCGTTCCCGCTTCCTGTGCGCCCTCGCCCCGGCGGCCACCGAGCGGGAGGCCCAGGACTTCATCGCGTCCGTCCGCAAGGAGCACTCCGACGCCACCCACAACTGCTGGGCGTACGTCATCGGCGCCGACGCCTCCGTGCAGAAGGCGAGCGACGACGGCGAACCCGGCGGCACGGCCGGCGTCCCGATGCTCCAGATGCTGCTGCGCCGCGACATGCGGTACGTCGTCGCCGTCGTCACCCGCTACTACGGCGGGGTCAAGCTCGGGGCCGGCGGCCTCATCCGGGCCTACGGCGGCTCGGTGGGCGAGGCCCTCGACGCCCTCGGCACTCTCACCCGCCGCCGCTTCCGGCTCGCCACGGTGACCGTGGACCACCAGCGCGCCGGCAAGGTGCAGAACGACCTGCACTCGACGGGACGCGCGGTACGGGACGTCCGCTACGGCGAGCGGGTCACCATCGAGATCGGCCTGCCGGACGCCGACGTGGACGCCTTCCGCGCCTGGCTCGCGGACGCGACGTCGGGAACGGCCGGGTTCGAGCTGGGCGGGGAGGCCTACGGGGACGCGTGAGCGCGCCGCGTGATCGTGAGGCCGGAGTCGTGAGGCCGGAGTCGTTCACCCGGTCCGTGATGCCAGGCCGTGATGCCCGGTCGGTGATGACCGGCCCGTGATGACCGGCCCGTGATGACCGGCCCGTGATGACCGGCCCGTGATGACCGGCCCGTGTGTTCGGTCCGTGGTTCACGAGTCCTGAGGTGCGGTCCGTGAGGCGTGCATCCGTGCGGCCCGGTCCGTGACGAGTGACACGTGACATGGCGAGCCGGAAGGCGGGCCGAAATGTCCGGAACGGCTCGTTGTGTCGCCCGGTATGACGGTGCGATACGGGAGTAACCGCCCGTGCTGTCGGACCCGGCCGTTAGTCTCGGGGATCATGAGGCTCCTGCACACTTCCGACTGGCACCTCGGCCGGGCGTTCCACCGGGTGAACATGCTCGGCGCCCAGGCCGAGTTCATCGGGCACCTCGTCACGACCGTGCGGGAGCGCGAGGTCGACGCGGTGGTCGTGTCGGGAGACGTGTACGACCGCGCGGTGCCGCCGCTCGCCGCGGTCGAGCTGTTCGACGACGCCCTGCACCGGCTCGCCGGCCTCGGCGTGCCCACGGTGATGATCTCCGGGAACCACGACTCGGCCCGCCGACTCGGGGTCGGAGCCGGGCTCATCGGCCGCGCCGGCATCCACCTGCGCACCGATCCGACGGCGGCGGGGACGCCGGTGGTCCTCGCGGACGCCTTCGGCGAGGTCGCCTTCTACGGCCTGCCCTATCTCGAACCCGCCCTCGTCAAGGACGAGTTCGGCGTGGAGAAGGCCGGCCACGAGACCGTGCTGGCCGCCGCGATGGACCGGGTCCGCGCCGACCTGGCCGCACGCGCGCGTGGTACACGGTCCGTCGTCCTCGCCCATGCCTTCGTCACCGGCGGCGAGCCCAGCGACAGCGAGCGGGACATCACCGTCGGCGGGGTCGCCTCCGTGCCCGCCGGGGTCTTCGACGGCGTCGACTACACGGCGCTCGGACACCTGCACGGCTGCCAGACCATCACCGAGCGCGTGCGCTACTCCGGCTCCCCGCTGCCGTACTCCTTCTCGGAGAGCGAGCACCGCAAGACCATGTGGCTCGTCGACCTCGGCGCAGGCGGGGAGATCGAGGCCGAGCGGATCGACTGCCCGGTGCCGCGGGCGCTGGCCCGGGTCCGCGGCCCGCTGGAGGAACTGCTCGC
This Streptomyces sp. NBC_00377 DNA region includes the following protein-coding sequences:
- a CDS encoding YigZ family protein; the protein is MQDEYRTILHAGVHETEVNRSRFLCALAPAATEREAQDFIASVRKEHSDATHNCWAYVIGADASVQKASDDGEPGGTAGVPMLQMLLRRDMRYVVAVVTRYYGGVKLGAGGLIRAYGGSVGEALDALGTLTRRRFRLATVTVDHQRAGKVQNDLHSTGRAVRDVRYGERVTIEIGLPDADVDAFRAWLADATSGTAGFELGGEAYGDA
- a CDS encoding exonuclease SbcCD subunit D produces the protein MRLLHTSDWHLGRAFHRVNMLGAQAEFIGHLVTTVREREVDAVVVSGDVYDRAVPPLAAVELFDDALHRLAGLGVPTVMISGNHDSARRLGVGAGLIGRAGIHLRTDPTAAGTPVVLADAFGEVAFYGLPYLEPALVKDEFGVEKAGHETVLAAAMDRVRADLAARARGTRSVVLAHAFVTGGEPSDSERDITVGGVASVPAGVFDGVDYTALGHLHGCQTITERVRYSGSPLPYSFSESEHRKTMWLVDLGAGGEIEAERIDCPVPRALARVRGPLEELLADPALTRHEDAWVEATLTDAVRPADPMARLIQRFPHTLSLAFAPERAPDDPDVSYARRLADRDDQEIAEDFVAHVRGAGPDAREQDVLRDAFDAVRADDAVREVAR